Proteins encoded in a region of the Streptomyces liliiviolaceus genome:
- a CDS encoding pyridoxal phosphate-dependent aminotransferase, translating into MTHYPAARSAVSARAARLPNSGLAEVFMLGRSTDAIDLAIGTPGYPETPTAMIEEASRAMRAGHNQYENPAGGQLLRQRIAEMLGAPTDADTEITVTAGATEALYLALLATIDPGDEVVVFTPGFDQFAAAIELVGGIPRFVRLEAPEWRFDSATLAAAFTARTRAVVLNTPGNPTGRVLTHDELAELAELCERWNVTVISDEVYSTYVFDGRRHLSVADVPGLAERSIVVGSLSKSHAVSGWRLGFLRADPSRTQVLQRVHQLTTLGTAAPLQHAAGLAIPSVDREAVAAQMSARRDLAQDIFSRLGMKFAPVEGGCYLFADIGPLTGGRRNSQEFMRDLVDRCRVLVVPGGAFFADPSDGDQYVRIAFNRPAETLRTAERQLLSV; encoded by the coding sequence ATGACGCATTACCCGGCCGCGAGGTCCGCCGTCTCCGCGCGGGCGGCCCGGCTGCCGAACAGCGGCCTGGCCGAGGTGTTCATGCTCGGACGAAGCACCGACGCCATCGATCTGGCGATCGGCACGCCGGGTTACCCCGAGACCCCGACGGCGATGATCGAGGAGGCGTCCCGTGCCATGCGGGCGGGACACAACCAGTACGAGAATCCGGCCGGCGGACAGCTGCTGCGACAGCGCATCGCCGAGATGCTCGGTGCTCCCACCGACGCCGACACCGAGATAACCGTCACCGCCGGAGCGACCGAGGCCCTGTACCTGGCACTGCTGGCGACCATCGACCCCGGCGACGAGGTCGTCGTGTTCACGCCGGGCTTCGATCAGTTCGCCGCCGCCATCGAACTGGTGGGCGGAATCCCTCGGTTCGTCAGGCTGGAGGCGCCGGAATGGCGCTTCGACTCCGCCACGCTGGCAGCGGCCTTCACCGCCAGGACCCGGGCCGTCGTCCTGAACACCCCCGGCAATCCCACCGGCCGGGTGCTCACCCATGACGAACTGGCCGAACTGGCCGAACTGTGCGAGCGCTGGAACGTGACCGTCATCAGCGACGAGGTCTACAGCACCTACGTCTTCGACGGCCGGCGTCACCTCTCCGTCGCCGACGTCCCCGGTCTCGCCGAGCGCAGCATCGTGGTCGGTTCGCTGTCCAAGAGCCATGCGGTGAGCGGCTGGCGCCTGGGCTTCCTGCGTGCCGACCCCTCGCGCACCCAGGTGCTTCAGCGGGTGCATCAGCTGACCACGCTGGGCACCGCCGCCCCGTTGCAGCACGCCGCCGGCCTGGCCATCCCGTCGGTGGACCGGGAGGCCGTGGCCGCGCAGATGTCGGCGCGGCGCGATCTGGCGCAGGACATCTTCTCCCGGCTGGGCATGAAGTTCGCTCCGGTGGAGGGCGGTTGCTATCTGTTCGCGGACATCGGCCCGCTCACCGGAGGTCGGCGGAACAGCCAGGAGTTCATGCGTGACCTCGTCGACCGCTGCCGGGTGCTGGTCGTCCCGGGCGGCGCCTTCTTCGCCGACCCCTCCGACGGGGACCAGTACGTGCGCATCGCGTTCAACCGTCCGGCGGAGACCCTGCGCACGGCCGAACGGCAGCTGC